One Felis catus isolate Fca126 chromosome D1, F.catus_Fca126_mat1.0, whole genome shotgun sequence DNA segment encodes these proteins:
- the LOC123380492 gene encoding olfactory receptor 56A3-like yields MTAHQNGTISSEVSDFLLNCFVRSHTWQLSFSLPLSLLFFLAMGANGVLLITIWLEASLHEPMYYLLSILSLLDIVLCLTVIPKVLAIFWFELKYISFYACFLQMYIMNCFLAMESCTFMVMAYDRYVAICHPLRYPSIITDQFVVKAAIFILARNVISTVPIPILSSRLHYCGRKVIENCICANMSVSRLSCNDVTINRLYQFAGGWTLLGSDLILIFLSYTLILRAVLRLKAEGAVAKALSTCGSHFILILFFSTILLVFVLTHVVKKKVSPDVPVLLNVLHHVIPAALNPIVYGVRTQEIKQGIQRLLKKGW; encoded by the coding sequence atgACAGCACACCAAAATGGCACCATCTCCTCTGAGGTTTCAGACTTCCTCCTGAATTGTTTTGTCAGGTCCCACACCTGGcaactttctttttccctccccctaagccttctcttcttcctggccATGGGGGCCAATGGTGTTCTCCTGATCACTATATGGCTGGAAGCCTCTCTGCATGAGCCCATGTACTATCTACTCAGCATCCTCTCCCTATTGGACATTGTGCTCTGCCTCACTGTCATTCCCAAGGTCCTGGCCATCTTTTGGTTTGAACTCAAGTACATCAGCTTCTATGCCTGCTTCCTCCAGATGTACATTATGAACTGTTTCCTTGCCATGGAGTCCTGCACATTCATGGTCATGGCCTATGACCGTTATGTGGCCATCTGCCACCCACTGAGGTACCCATCCATCATCACTGACCAATTTGTAGTCAAggctgccatttttattttggccAGGAATGTTATTTCTACAGTGCCTATTCCCATTCTCTCATCCAGACTCCATTATTGTGGGAGAAAGGTCATTGAAAACTGTATCTGTGCCAATATGTCTGTCTCCAGGCTCTCCTGTAATGATGTCACCATCAATCGCCTCTACCAGTTTGCTGGAGGCTGGACACTGCTAGGATCTGACCTCATCCTCATCTTCCTCTCCTACACCCTCATATTGCGAGCTGTGCTGAGACTCAAGGCAGAGGGTGCTGTGGCCAAGGCCCTGAGCACATGTGGCTCCCACTTCATCCTTATCCTCTTCTTCAGCACCATCCTTCTGGTCTTCGTGCTCACTCATGTGGTGAAGAAGAAGGTCTCCCCTGATGTTCCAGTCTTGCTCAACGTCCTCCACCATGTCATCCCCGCAGCCCTCAACCCCATAGTTTATGGAGTGCGGACCCAGGAGATCAAGCAAGGAATCCAGAGATTACTGAAGAAAGGGTGGTAA
- the LOC123380491 gene encoding olfactory receptor 56A3-like: MTSHQNGTISSEVSDFLLNCFVRSHTWQLWLSLPLSLLLFLAMVANSVLLITIWLEASLHEPMYYLLSILSLLDIILSLTVIPKVLAIIWFDLKSISFYACFLQMFIMNGFFAMESCTFMVMAYDRYVAICHPLRYPTIITDQFVVKAAVFILARSSIVTMPIPILSSRLHYCGRKVIENCICTNMSVSRLSCDDVTINRLYQFAIGWTVLGSDLILIFLSYTLILRAVLRLKAEGAVAKALSTCGSHFILILFFSTILLVFVLTLVVKKKVSPDVPVLLNILHHVIFSALNPIVYGVRTQEIKQGIQRLLKKGC, from the coding sequence ATGACATCACACCAAAATGGCACCATCTCCTCTGAGGTTTCAGACTTCCTCCTGAATTGTTTTGTCAGGTCCCACACCTGGCAGCTCTGGTTGTCCCTGCCActcagtctcctcctcttcctggccaTGGTGGCCAATAGTGTTCTCCTGATCACCATATGGCTGGAAGCCTCTCTGCATGAGCCCATGTACTATCTACTCAGCATCCTCTCCCTGCTGGACATCATACTCAGTCTCACTGTCATTCCCAAGGTCCTAGCTATCATCTGGTTTGACCTCAAGTCCATCAGTTTCTATGCGTGCTTCCTCCAGATGTTCATCATGAATGGCTTCTTTGCCATGGAGTCCTGTACATTCATGGTCATGGCCTATGACCGTTATGTGGCTATCTGTCACCCACTGAGGTACCCAACCATCATCACTGACCAATTTGTAGTCAAGGCTGCTGTCTTTATTTTGGCCAGGAGTAGTATTGTTACAATGCCTATCCCCATTCTCTCATCCCGACTCCATTATTGTGGGAGAAAGGTCATTGAGAACTGCATCTGCACCAATATGTCTGTCTCCAGGCTCTCCTGTGATGATGTCACCATCAATCGCCTTTACCAGTTTGCTATAGGATGGACTGTGCTAGGATCTGACCTCATCCTCATCTTCCTCTCCTACACCCTCATATTGCGAGCTGTGCTGAGACTCAAGGCAGAGGGTGCTGTGGCCAAGGCCCTGAGCACATGTGGCTCCCACTTCATCCTTATCCTCTTCTTCAGCACCATCCTTCTGGTCTTCGTGCTCACTCTTGTGGTGAAGAAGAAAGTCTCCCCTGATGTGCCAGTCTTGCTCAACATCCTCCACCATGTCATTTTCTCAGCCCTCAACCCCATTGTGTATGGGGTGCGAACCCAGGAGATCAAGCAAGGAATCCAGAGATTATTAAAGAAAGGGTGCTAA